One window of Bos indicus isolate NIAB-ARS_2022 breed Sahiwal x Tharparkar chromosome 18, NIAB-ARS_B.indTharparkar_mat_pri_1.0, whole genome shotgun sequence genomic DNA carries:
- the LOC109571843 gene encoding cationic amino acid transporter 3-like: MSRMLHQYVRQFSQKLVHRRPLEVGAESESPEAHLNTLDLVALGVGRTLGAGVYILVGAVAKVRAGPATVICFLMAGLSCVLSGLCYAEFGARVPGSSSAYLYSYITMGQLCAFITGWNLILSLVIGTACIARGWSSALDSLTGNHISQGLQGTLSLHVPYFLPTYADFVALSLVLLLTGVLVLGARESTLVNKVFTVINILVLSFIILSGFIKGDLHNWELTEQDYKLNASGSTDIYSLERLDPLGSGGFMPFGFEGILHGAATCFYAFLGFDSIAMRGEEALNPQHSIPFSIMISLFICFLAYFGVSAALTLMVPYYQIQPKSPLPQAFLHVGWGPARYVVAVGTLCALTSSLLGTMFTMPRLIYAMAKDGLLFQGLAWIYDRTGTPVMAIVASGNIAGVMALLFEFMDLVDLVSVGTLLAYSLVIFSVLVLRYQPYQILSKKEKTEDKIEMKSEIEGSPLDSGPEAGTSNILKSLWFPPSTIPTRKSGQIVYGCASLIVLLLTILSLLLAQWSSQVFSGDPGLTTVAVLLLLLITGVTVIIWRQPQDPTYLYFKVPALPVLPLVSIFVNIYLMMQTTSGTWALFGIWAAIGSVIYFGYGIRHSLEENNEQQPPASTSQTLDKNILGAGSS; the protein is encoded by the exons GTATGTTCGCCAATTTAGTCAGAAGCTGGTCCACAGGCGGCCGCTGGAGGTCGGAGCAGAGTCTGAGAGTCCCGAAGCTCATCTGAACACCCTCGACCTGGTGGCCTTGGGTGTGGGCAGAACCCTGGGAGCTGGCGTGTACATCCTGGTTGGTGCAGTGGCCAAAGTGAGAGCTGGACCAGCGACTGTCATCTGCTTCCTGATGGCTGGCCTGTCCTGTGTGTTGTCTGGGCTCTGCTATGCAGAGTTTGGGGCCCGGGTACCAGGCTCCAGTTCTGCATATCTCTACAGCTACATTACCATGGGACAACTCTGCGCCTTCATCACTGGCTGGAACCTCATCCTGTCCTTGGTCATCG GCACCGCCTGTATAGCCCGGGGCTGGAGCTCCGCCTTGGACAGCCTGACTGGGAACCACATCTCTCAGGGGTTACAGGGAACTCTCTCTCTGCATGTGCCTTACTTCCTGCCCACCTATGCAGACTTTGTCGCCCTGAGCCTGGTGTTGCTGCTCACAG GAGTACTGGTCCTGGGAGCTCGTGAGTCGACCCTGGTTAACAAAGTGTTCACAGTCATCAACATTTTGGTTCTCAGCTTTATCATCCTCTCTGGCTTCATTAAAGGAGACCTGCACAATTGGGAGCTCACAGAACAGGACTACAAACTGAACGCATCTGGATCCACTGACATTTATAGTTTGGAACG CTTGGACCCTCTGGGTTCTGGAGGGTTCATGCCCTTTGGCTTTGAAGGAATTCTCCATGGGGCAGCAACATGTTTCTACGCATTTCTTGGTTTTGATTCCATTGCCATGAGAG GGGAAGAAGCCCTAAATCCTCAGCATTCCATCCCCTTCAGCATCATGATTTCTCTCTTCATCTGCTTTTTGGCATATTTTGGAGTCTCAGCGGCACTCACCCTCATGGTACCCTACTACCAGATTCAGCCCAAGAGTCCTTTGCCGCAGGCTTTTCTCCATGTAGGGTGGGGCCCTGCCAGATATGTGGTGGCTGTTGGCACCCTCTGTGCTCTTACATCCAG cctcctggGTACCATGTTCACCATGCCTCGGTTGATCTACGCAATGGCAAAGGATGGGCTCCTTTTCCAGGGACTTGCCTGGATCTATGATCGCACAGGCACCCCCGTCATGGCCATCGTGGCTTCTGGAAACATTGCAG GGGTCATGGCATTACTCTTCGAGTTCATGGATCTTGTGGATCTTGTATCTGTTGGGACCCTGCTTGCTTATTCCCTGGTGATTTTTTCTGTGCTTGTCCTCAG ATACCAGCCATATCAGATCTTAAgcaagaaggagaaaacagaagacaaaattgAGATGAAGTCTGAAATTGAAGGAAGTCCTTTGGACTCTGGACCTGAAGCAGGAACCTCAAACATTCTAAAGAGTCTGTGGTTCCCTCCCAGCACCATCCCCACCCGGAAATCTGGGCAGATTGTCTATGGATGTGCCTCCCTGATTG TTCTCCTGCTGACCATCCTGAGCCTGCTCCTGGCCCAGTGGTCCAGCCAGGTGTTCTCTGGAGACCCCGGGCTCACAACagtggctgtgctgctgctgctgctcatcaCTGGGGTCACGGTCATCATCTGGAGGCAGCCCCAGGACCCCacttatctttattttaag GTCCCTGCTCTGCCTGTCCTCCCACTGGTCAGCATCTTCGTGAACATTTACCTGATGATGCAGACGACCTCTGGGACCTGGGCCTTATTTGGCATCTGGGCAGCAATTG GATCTGTCATATACTTTGGATATGGGATCCGACACAGCCTGGAGGAGAACAATGAGCAACAGCCACCAGCCTCCACCTCCCAGACTCTTGACAAAAACATCCTTGGTGCTGGGTCATCTTAA
- the LOC109571844 gene encoding LOW QUALITY PROTEIN: cationic amino acid transporter 3-like (The sequence of the model RefSeq protein was modified relative to this genomic sequence to represent the inferred CDS: inserted 2 bases in 2 codons), which yields MLCQYVHQFGWKLVRRRPLEPQEKSESRRAPLNTLDLVILGVGKILRAAIYILIGKTVKYVTGPAIVICFLVAALFSLLSGFCYAKLWARVPCSGSVYLYCYVTXGQLYAFITGWNLILSLVLGTTILARAWSYIFDNLIGNHISQALQGTFSLHVPHFLAKYPDFLALALVLLFMGLQVLGVRDSALFNKVLTGINILVQSLIILSGFIKGGLHNWQFTEQDYTRNTSESSGTARLGPLGSGGFVPFGFDGVLHGAVLCFYTFVGFDAVVSRGEEALNPQWSIPVGITFSIFVCFLAYFGVSASLTLLLPYYQIQPDNPLSQTFLHGGRISARYVLSVGIICAVTYRLHSAMFPMSQVIYAMAEDGLXFRGLAQVRACTGAPIMAIMSSGNLAGVMALLFELSDLVDFLSVVTLLAYTLMAFSVLVLRYQSHLKENTEEEIEMEPEAEGSPLDSVPEAGTSNILKSLWFPTSTTLTQKYGQIVYGCAFVLVLLLTILSLILAQWPRHVFSGDPVLTTVAVLLLLLITGVMAIIWRQPQDPSPLYFKVPALPVLPLVSTFVNIYSMMRMTTVTWALFGIWMVIGFVIYFGYGIRHSLEENNEPQPPASAPQTVQWLRLHTPSAGAAGSYWPVAASSILTASGVASSSPSRSHFLRCLVFTDSRTPRSLAERSSELLGDLAHSPLTPSPERKTDALVPFPG from the exons ATGCTGTGTCAGTACGTTCACCAGTTCGGTTGGAAGCTGGTCCGCAGGCGGCCACTGGAGCCCCAGGAGAAGTCTGAGAGCCGCAGAGCTCCTCTGAACACCCTTGACCTGGTGATCTTGGGTGTAGGCAAGATCCTGAGAGCTGCCATCTACATCCTGATTGGTAAAACGGTCAAGTATGTAACTGGACCAGCGATCGTCATCTGCTTCTTGGTGGCCGCCTTGTTTTCTCTCCTGTCAGGGTTCTGCTATGCCAAGTTATGGGCCCGGGTACCATGCTCCGGTTCTGTGTATCTCTACTGCTATGTCA TGGGTCAGCTGTATGCCTTTATCACTGGCTGGAACCTCATCCTGTCCTTAGTCCTTG GCACCACCATTTTGGCCAGGGCCTGGAGCTACATCTTTGACAACCTCATTGGGAACCACATCTCTCAGGCGTTACAAGGAACTTTCTCTCTACACGTGCCCCACTTCCTGGCCAAGTACCCAGACTTTCTGGCCTTGGCCCtggtgctgctgttcatgg GACTACAGGTGCTGGGGGTTCGTGACTCGGCTCTGTTTAACAAAGTGCTCACAGGCATCAACATTTTGGTTCAAAGCCTCATCATCCTCTCTGGCTTCATTAAGGGAGGCCTGCACAATTGGCAGTTCACGGAACAGGACTACACACGGAACACGTCTGAATCCAGTGGCACCGCTAG GTTGGGCCCTCTGGGTTCTGGAGGGTTTGTGCCTTTTGGCTTTGATGGGGTTCTCCACGGAGCGGTTCTATGCTTCTACACATTTGTTGGCTTTGACGCCGTTGTCTCTAGAG GTGAAGAAGCCCTGAATCCTCAGTGGTCCATCCCCGTGGGCATCACGTTCTCCATCTTCGTCTGTTTTTTGGCCTATTTCGGTGTCTCAGCATCCCTCACCCTCCTCCTGCCCTACTACCAGATTCAGCCTGACAACCCCTTATCACAGACATTTCTGCACGGTGGGCGGATTTCTGCCAGATACGTCCTGAGTGTGGGCATCATTTGTGCTGTTACGTACAG ACTCCACAGTGCCATGTTCCCCATGTCTCAGGTGATCTATGCGATGGCAGAGGACGGGC CTTTTCGGGGACTTGCCCAGGTCCGTGCCTGCACAGGCGCCCCCATTATGGCCATCATGTCTTCCGGAAACCTCGCAG GGGTCATGGCATTACTCTTCGAGCTCAGTGATCTTGTGGACTTCTTGTCGGTTGTGACCCTGCTTGCTTACACTCTCATGGCATTTTCCGTCCTTGTCCTCAG GTACCAGTCACACCTGAAGGAGaatacagaggaggaaattgagaTGGAGCCTGAAGCTGAAGgaagtcctttggactctgtacCTGAAGCAGGAACCTCAAACATCCTGAAGAGTCTGTGGTTCCCTACCAGCACCACCCTCACACAGAAATATGGCCAGATTGTCTATGGGTGTGCCTTCGTGCTTG TTCTCCTGCTGACCATCCTGAGCCTGATCCTGGCCCAGTGGCCCAGACATGTGTTCTCTGGAGACCCTGTGCTCACAACagtggctgtgctgctgctgctgctcatcaCTGGGGTCATGGCCATCATCTGGAGGCAGCCCCAGGACCCCTCTCCTCTTTATTTTAAG GTCCCTGCTCTGCCTGTCCTCCCACTGGTGAGCACCTTTGTGAACATTTACTCTATGATGAGGATGACCACTGTGACCTGGGCCCTATTTGGCATCTGGATGGTGATTG GATTTGTCATATACTTTGGGTACGGGATCCGACACAGCTTGGAGGAGAACAACGAGCCACAGCCACCAGCCTCCGCTCCCCAGAC ggtccagtggttaagactccacactcccagtgcagggg CTGCTGGAAGCTACTGGCCAGTGGCCGCTTCCTCCATCCTCACGGCCAGCGGCGTAGCATCTTCCAGTCCGTCTCGGTCCCATTTTCTCAGGTGCCTTGTATTTACTGACTCTCGCACCCCTCGGAGTCT